Proteins encoded in a region of the Novibacillus thermophilus genome:
- the yqeK gene encoding bis(5'-nucleosyl)-tetraphosphatase (symmetrical) YqeK, with product MKREKLLTIVKSELDESRYRHTLRVAETAVQLAHRFGADPEKADVAALLHDYSKCWPTDKQRQWIVEHKIGYDLLQHSPALWHAFVGAEAVREHLGVEDEDILNAIRYHTSGRPNMSVLEKVVCLADYIEPGRDFPGVQEVRELADHDLDGALYRSLNNTLMLLIKNNRKLYPLTVEARNDLLKEES from the coding sequence ATGAAACGTGAAAAACTGTTGACCATTGTAAAAAGTGAATTAGATGAGAGCCGGTACCGGCATACGCTTCGCGTGGCAGAAACGGCCGTTCAGCTGGCTCACCGTTTCGGGGCCGATCCAGAGAAGGCTGACGTGGCAGCCCTTTTACACGATTACAGTAAGTGCTGGCCGACAGACAAGCAGCGCCAGTGGATCGTGGAACACAAGATAGGGTATGATTTATTGCAGCACAGTCCAGCCTTGTGGCACGCTTTTGTCGGTGCGGAAGCCGTTCGTGAGCATTTGGGCGTAGAAGATGAGGATATTCTCAACGCCATCCGCTATCACACGTCCGGGCGTCCGAATATGTCCGTACTGGAAAAGGTGGTCTGTTTAGCCGATTATATCGAACCTGGGCGCGATTTTCCAGGAGTTCAGGAAGTGAGGGAACTGGCAGACCATGATCTGGACGGCGCCCTTTACCGTTCGCTGAATAACACGTTGATGCTGCTGATAAAAAATAACCGTAAACTGTACCCGTTGACGGTTGAGGCGAGGAACGATTTGTTAAAGGAGGAGTCGTGA
- the rsfS gene encoding ribosome silencing factor gives MDLVEVAKLAVQAAEEKKAVRPVILDIQGLSVIADYFVIASGHSEKQVQSIATGVKDSLEEAGVHVRGVEGYDQGRWVLIDAGDVVIHIFHRDERDFYDLERLWGDAKTVGVQ, from the coding sequence TTGGATTTAGTGGAAGTGGCGAAGTTGGCTGTACAAGCTGCGGAAGAAAAAAAGGCCGTTCGGCCCGTCATTTTAGACATTCAAGGTCTTTCCGTCATCGCAGACTACTTTGTCATTGCAAGCGGACATTCGGAAAAACAAGTTCAATCTATTGCCACTGGTGTGAAAGACAGTTTAGAGGAAGCAGGCGTACACGTGAGAGGGGTCGAAGGTTATGACCAGGGGCGCTGGGTGTTGATCGATGCCGGCGATGTCGTGATTCACATCTTTCACCGTGACGAGCGCGATTTCTACGATTTGGAACGTCTGTGGGGCGACGCCAAAACGGTTGGAGTTCAATGA
- a CDS encoding class I SAM-dependent DNA methyltransferase translates to MGRENYRHLASVYDRLMESAPYDRWLQWTEAQWSRMGVQPRTVVDLACGTGTLTWRLVKTGRTVIGVDRSADMLAVAAGKEGLRHGAGSAVQWLEQDMRELILPRQADAVVCFCDSLNYLLTEEDWKRAFEAVHKGLAPKGVFLFDIHSPYKIADVLGDQLFAWEEADVYCVLNNQFDHECGIVNQALTFFVEQRDGKYDRFDEWHRQRTFPVHTVVKWLEETGFSVQSVSADFEIEGEPKENSERLFFAAQKR, encoded by the coding sequence ATGGGACGTGAAAACTATCGGCATTTGGCCAGTGTATACGATCGGCTGATGGAAAGCGCTCCGTACGACAGGTGGCTGCAGTGGACGGAAGCACAGTGGAGTCGAATGGGGGTACAACCAAGGACAGTGGTGGACTTGGCCTGCGGTACGGGTACGCTGACGTGGAGGTTGGTCAAAACAGGCCGGACTGTCATCGGGGTGGACCGCTCCGCAGACATGCTGGCCGTCGCCGCTGGTAAAGAGGGACTGCGTCACGGCGCTGGATCGGCTGTCCAGTGGCTGGAACAAGACATGCGCGAACTCATCCTCCCCAGACAGGCAGATGCTGTCGTCTGTTTTTGCGACAGCCTCAACTATTTGTTGACGGAAGAAGACTGGAAAAGAGCGTTTGAGGCAGTGCATAAGGGGCTCGCTCCGAAGGGTGTTTTTTTGTTTGACATTCACAGCCCCTACAAAATCGCGGACGTGTTGGGTGACCAGCTGTTTGCGTGGGAAGAGGCGGACGTGTACTGTGTCTTGAACAATCAGTTCGACCACGAATGCGGCATCGTCAACCAAGCGTTGACGTTCTTTGTTGAACAAAGGGACGGCAAATATGATCGGTTTGACGAGTGGCACCGGCAGAGGACGTTCCCTGTACACACAGTCGTAAAGTGGCTGGAGGAAACCGGATTTTCCGTTCAATCAGTCAGCGCTGACTTTGAAATAGAGGGCGAACCGAAAGAGAACAGTGAGCGGCTGTTTTTCGCGGCGCAAAAGCGCTGA
- the leuS gene encoding leucine--tRNA ligase: MTQGYNPHQIEHKWQQIWGERHIYRTVEESDKPKFYTLEQFPYPSGKLHMGHMRVYSIGDVIARFKRMNGYRVLHPMGWDAFGLPAENAAIKNNVHPAKWTMDNIAHMKEQQNQLGVSYDWDREVTTCQPDYYRFTQWLFLLFYERGLAYRKKAAVNWCPGCQTVLANEQVEDGRCWRCDTVVEKKELEQWFFRITEYADRLLHDLDKLDEWPEKVKTMQRNWIGRSEGTNVTFTIPELNDAPVTVFTTRPDTLFGVTYMVLAPEHPLVEQVIRGKAQERQIREFIARMRNESEMSRTSADAEKVGYFTGAYAKHPLTGEEVPIWVANYVLMDYGTGAVMGVPAHDERDFAFAKKYHLPIRKVIDRPGDPLGEPLSEAYVEDGVLVNSGQFNGMPNRKAIVEISKALESQGKGERTVTYKLRDWLISRQRYWGAPIPIIYCDACGTVPVPKEQLPVLLPEDVTFDGRSNPLTTSPSFVDTTCPRCGQPARRETDTMDTFIDSSWYYLRYTDPHNEEKPFSKEMADKWMQVDEYIGGIEHAILHLLYSRFFTKVLYDAGMVSTDEPFKSLLTQGMVLKDGAKMSKSKGNVVSPDEIIEQYGADTGRLFILFAAPPDRDLEWSDSGVEGSYRFLNRVWRVVGEHKHIFEDRPQAEPDVDKESKALNRTLHYTIKKVTEDVGTRYNFNTAISAIMELVNAVQSYPQTADRGTLADAIEHIVLLLAPFTPHIAEELWQQIGHRDSVHEQAWPTFDEAALALDEVELAVQVNGKVRDKLTVPAGADNKEVEEMALARSKVQQQLNGKTVHKVIVVPKKLVNIVAK, translated from the coding sequence ATGACTCAAGGGTACAATCCACACCAAATTGAACACAAATGGCAGCAGATCTGGGGCGAGCGCCACATCTACCGAACGGTCGAAGAAAGTGACAAACCGAAATTTTACACATTAGAACAATTTCCCTATCCGTCAGGAAAACTGCACATGGGACACATGCGCGTCTACTCCATCGGGGATGTAATCGCCCGCTTTAAACGGATGAACGGCTACAGGGTCTTGCACCCGATGGGGTGGGATGCGTTCGGACTGCCGGCAGAAAACGCAGCGATCAAAAACAACGTACACCCGGCGAAATGGACGATGGACAACATTGCGCACATGAAGGAGCAGCAAAACCAGCTGGGTGTCAGTTACGACTGGGACCGTGAAGTGACGACGTGCCAACCTGACTACTACCGGTTCACCCAGTGGCTGTTTTTACTCTTTTACGAGCGCGGTTTGGCTTACCGGAAAAAGGCGGCAGTCAATTGGTGTCCGGGCTGCCAGACTGTGTTAGCCAACGAACAGGTGGAAGATGGGCGCTGCTGGCGATGCGATACAGTGGTGGAGAAGAAAGAGCTTGAGCAGTGGTTTTTTCGCATTACCGAGTATGCCGACCGCTTGCTGCATGACCTCGACAAGCTCGACGAGTGGCCGGAAAAAGTGAAAACCATGCAGCGCAACTGGATCGGCCGCAGTGAAGGGACGAACGTCACGTTCACAATCCCGGAATTGAATGATGCTCCCGTAACGGTATTTACCACCCGACCCGACACACTGTTCGGCGTCACGTACATGGTGTTGGCACCGGAACATCCCCTCGTCGAACAAGTGATTCGCGGAAAGGCGCAAGAGAGACAGATCCGGGAATTTATCGCGCGCATGCGGAACGAATCGGAAATGTCCCGAACGTCCGCTGATGCCGAAAAAGTTGGTTACTTTACAGGCGCGTATGCGAAGCACCCGCTGACGGGAGAAGAAGTGCCGATTTGGGTGGCCAATTACGTGTTGATGGATTACGGAACAGGTGCCGTCATGGGGGTCCCGGCTCACGACGAACGCGACTTTGCCTTTGCGAAGAAGTACCACCTGCCGATTCGCAAAGTGATCGACCGCCCTGGGGATCCACTCGGTGAGCCGTTGTCCGAAGCGTACGTCGAAGACGGTGTCCTCGTCAATTCCGGCCAGTTTAACGGTATGCCGAACCGCAAAGCGATTGTGGAAATCAGCAAAGCGTTGGAAAGTCAAGGCAAAGGAGAGCGTACTGTCACGTACAAGTTGCGGGACTGGCTCATATCCCGGCAGCGTTACTGGGGAGCCCCGATTCCAATCATCTACTGTGACGCGTGTGGCACAGTCCCTGTACCGAAAGAACAGTTGCCCGTTCTGTTGCCGGAAGATGTCACTTTTGACGGACGCAGCAACCCGCTGACAACGTCCCCTTCTTTTGTTGACACAACGTGTCCCCGCTGCGGTCAGCCGGCACGGCGGGAGACGGACACGATGGATACGTTCATCGATTCCTCTTGGTACTACTTGCGCTATACAGACCCACACAATGAAGAAAAGCCGTTTTCCAAGGAAATGGCGGACAAGTGGATGCAAGTGGACGAGTACATCGGCGGGATTGAACACGCCATTTTGCACCTCTTGTACTCGCGGTTCTTTACCAAAGTCCTGTACGACGCCGGGATGGTGTCGACGGACGAGCCGTTTAAAAGTTTGCTGACGCAAGGCATGGTGTTGAAAGACGGCGCCAAAATGTCGAAATCGAAGGGAAATGTCGTCAGTCCCGATGAGATAATCGAGCAGTACGGTGCGGACACAGGGCGACTGTTCATTCTGTTTGCCGCTCCGCCGGATCGCGATTTGGAGTGGAGTGATTCCGGCGTGGAAGGCAGCTACCGGTTTTTAAACCGCGTGTGGCGGGTCGTGGGTGAACACAAACACATATTTGAAGACAGGCCCCAGGCTGAACCAGACGTTGACAAAGAGAGCAAGGCGCTCAACCGAACTTTGCACTACACGATCAAGAAAGTGACGGAAGATGTCGGGACGCGCTACAACTTTAACACGGCGATCAGTGCGATCATGGAGCTCGTCAACGCAGTACAAAGTTATCCGCAGACGGCCGATCGGGGGACTTTGGCCGATGCAATTGAACATATCGTATTGCTGTTGGCGCCGTTTACGCCACACATCGCCGAGGAACTGTGGCAACAGATCGGCCATAGGGACAGCGTACACGAGCAGGCGTGGCCGACTTTTGACGAAGCGGCCCTCGCCCTGGACGAGGTCGAGCTCGCTGTACAGGTAAACGGCAAAGTGCGCGACAAGCTTACTGTGCCGGCAGGCGCTGACAATAAAGAAGTGGAAGAGATGGCACTGGCGCGGTCCAAAGTACAGCAGCAGTTAAACGGCAAAACGGTGCACAAAGTCATTGTCGTCCCGAAGAAGCTGGTGAACATTGTGGCGAAGTAA
- the comER gene encoding late competence protein ComER yields the protein MAKIGFIGTGNMGQILIEAFLKAGALGTDDIFIYNRTHAKARQLAARHPGIHIAPNNRTLVENSEIILICVKPLEYGNVLDDIQDVVQPEHLVISITSPVLIRDIEERIPAKVAKVVPSITNSVLCGAALVMFGSRLTSDDRKTLFRLFRHISRPIEINEAHVRVSSDLASCAPAFLCLLMQRFAESASDVAGIPRETAVSLVNEMILGVGKLLTEGGFSLESLQERVAVPGGVTRDGLNVLDQELGTVFQQLFHMTQHKHEKDLQHVQRMFYEHT from the coding sequence TTGGCGAAAATTGGATTTATCGGGACCGGAAACATGGGACAAATCCTGATCGAAGCATTTCTAAAAGCTGGTGCCTTGGGAACGGACGACATCTTCATTTACAACCGTACCCATGCAAAAGCGCGTCAACTGGCAGCACGACATCCGGGCATACACATTGCCCCAAACAATAGGACCCTCGTCGAAAACAGCGAGATCATATTGATCTGTGTCAAACCGCTTGAATACGGAAACGTCCTGGACGACATCCAGGATGTGGTCCAGCCGGAGCACCTCGTCATCTCCATCACCAGTCCGGTCTTGATCCGCGACATAGAAGAGCGCATTCCGGCAAAAGTTGCGAAAGTCGTCCCCAGTATTACAAACTCAGTGCTTTGTGGAGCGGCTTTGGTCATGTTCGGTTCCCGCCTCACGTCAGACGATCGGAAAACGCTTTTCCGTTTGTTTCGCCACATCAGCCGTCCCATTGAAATCAATGAAGCCCACGTACGCGTTTCCTCGGATCTCGCCAGTTGTGCCCCCGCCTTTCTCTGCTTACTCATGCAGCGCTTTGCCGAATCAGCCAGTGACGTGGCCGGCATCCCACGAGAAACCGCCGTTTCCCTCGTGAACGAAATGATTCTCGGCGTTGGGAAACTGTTGACAGAAGGCGGGTTTAGCCTGGAATCATTACAGGAGCGCGTCGCGGTTCCGGGAGGTGTGACTCGTGACGGTTTAAACGTACTAGATCAGGAGTTGGGGACCGTTTTTCAACAGTTATTTCACATGACCCAACACAAACACGAAAAAGACTTGCAACACGTGCAGCGCATGTTTTACGAGCACACCTAA